A section of the Pseudomonas sp. FP453 genome encodes:
- the flgK gene encoding flagellar hook-associated protein FlgK — protein MSLLSIGMSGLNAAQGSLSVLSNNIANVNTAGYSRQQATQNASASNQFGGVFIGTGTTLADVRRVYNEYLDAAYQNSTALSSDANAYLGQVSAIDKVLSDKTTGMSSALSSFFATLQTASSNPNDLSARQLLVSNAKTLSNRFNSISTQLTQQKETINSQLSTMSDQVNQLTSSIASLNKQISQAQGSATAAPANLLDSRNEAVRALNELIGVTATEKNGQFSINTGTGQSLVEGGIANTISAVPSKDDNSQYTIQLNVNGTALDMGSVISGGSIGGLLRYRSDALMPAINELGRLAIATADTINNQLGQGLDLNGDFGTSLFKDINSATAIASRSQAAAGNSAASSNLNVTINDSSKLTTYDYKITFSDKTNPNMITVERSDGKSMGNFDISSTTVPVSFDGVTVTLDGKGTMSYGDSFKVSPTANGASAIGVDMADANKLAFAGPLIGEGGKTNSGTGTFTQPTLTAPLDIHGGADTAKLRTNIEGLMPVKMVFGKPAADGTQSYTISNAQGKAIGTGTIVPGQGNKITVNVPELDATGTPIPGSGFKFDTTINGSPADGDSTTFSFNSAGKSDGRNAQQLLDLQTKATVGMGDGNVGVSLVGANSRLVSQVGAKASQSSVDVAATGALLAANKGARNSVSGVNLDDEAGDMIKFQQYYTASSQIIKAAQETFTTLINSL, from the coding sequence ATGAGTTTGCTCAGTATCGGGATGTCAGGGCTCAATGCCGCTCAAGGATCGTTGTCGGTCTTGAGTAATAACATTGCCAACGTCAACACCGCGGGCTACTCACGTCAGCAGGCCACCCAGAACGCCAGCGCGTCGAACCAGTTCGGCGGCGTGTTCATCGGCACCGGCACGACCCTGGCGGATGTGCGTCGGGTGTACAACGAGTACCTGGATGCGGCGTACCAGAACAGCACCGCGCTGAGCAGCGATGCCAATGCCTACCTGGGGCAGGTCAGTGCCATCGACAAAGTGTTGTCGGACAAGACCACCGGCATGTCGTCGGCGCTGAGCTCGTTCTTTGCAACCCTGCAGACCGCGTCGTCCAACCCGAATGACCTGTCGGCGCGCCAGCTGCTGGTGTCCAACGCCAAGACGCTGAGCAACCGCTTCAACTCGATCTCGACGCAGCTGACCCAGCAGAAAGAAACCATCAACAGCCAGCTGAGCACCATGAGTGATCAGGTCAATCAACTGACCTCCTCGATTGCTTCGCTGAACAAGCAGATCTCCCAGGCCCAGGGCTCGGCAACCGCCGCGCCAGCGAACCTGCTGGACTCACGCAACGAGGCCGTGCGCGCGCTCAATGAACTGATCGGCGTTACCGCGACAGAGAAGAACGGCCAATTCAGTATCAATACCGGCACCGGTCAGTCGCTGGTGGAAGGCGGGATTGCCAACACGATTTCGGCGGTACCGAGCAAGGACGACAACAGCCAGTACACCATCCAGCTGAACGTCAATGGCACCGCCCTGGACATGGGCTCGGTGATCAGCGGCGGCAGCATTGGCGGCTTGTTGCGCTATCGCAGCGACGCCCTGATGCCGGCCATCAACGAGCTGGGGCGCCTGGCGATTGCGACTGCCGATACGATCAACAATCAGCTGGGCCAGGGCCTGGATCTGAACGGTGACTTCGGCACGTCGCTGTTCAAGGACATCAACAGCGCAACCGCCATTGCTTCGCGCAGCCAGGCAGCGGCGGGCAACAGCGCCGCGTCCAGCAACCTGAATGTGACGATCAACGACAGCAGCAAGCTGACGACGTATGACTACAAGATCACGTTCAGCGACAAGACCAACCCGAACATGATCACCGTGGAGCGCTCGGACGGTAAGTCCATGGGCAACTTCGACATCAGCTCTACCACCGTCCCCGTGTCGTTTGACGGCGTGACCGTGACGCTCGATGGCAAAGGCACGATGAGCTATGGCGACAGCTTCAAGGTCAGCCCGACGGCCAACGGTGCCAGCGCTATCGGCGTGGACATGGCGGATGCCAACAAGCTCGCCTTTGCCGGCCCACTCATTGGCGAAGGCGGCAAGACCAACAGCGGCACGGGCACCTTTACCCAGCCGACGCTGACGGCGCCACTGGATATCCATGGCGGTGCGGACACGGCGAAGCTGCGCACGAACATCGAAGGCCTGATGCCGGTGAAAATGGTGTTTGGCAAACCGGCCGCCGACGGCACCCAGTCCTATACGATCAGCAACGCCCAGGGCAAGGCGATTGGCACCGGCACCATCGTGCCGGGGCAGGGCAACAAGATCACCGTCAATGTGCCCGAGCTGGATGCGACCGGTACGCCGATCCCGGGTTCGGGCTTCAAATTCGACACCACCATCAACGGCTCGCCGGCTGACGGTGACAGCACCACGTTCTCGTTCAACAGCGCCGGCAAGTCCGACGGCCGCAACGCGCAGCAGTTGCTTGACCTGCAAACCAAGGCCACCGTTGGCATGGGCGACGGCAACGTCGGCGTGAGCCTGGTGGGCGCCAACAGCCGCCTGGTGTCCCAGGTGGGCGCGAAGGCCAGCCAGTCGAGTGTCGATGTGGCCGCGACCGGCGCCTTGCTGGCCGCCAATAAAGGCGCGCGCAACTCGGTGTCCGGGGTCAACCTGGATGACGAGGCGGGCGACATGATCAAGTTCCAGCAGTACTACACCGCGTCGTCGCAGATCATCAAGGCCGCGCAAGAAACCTTTACCACATTGATCAATAGCCTTTAA
- the flgJ gene encoding flagellar assembly peptidoglycan hydrolase FlgJ encodes MAMDMRKSGITSTADSGSYSDLNRLNQLKVGADKNSEGNMRKVAQEFESLFLSEMLKSMRSATEALGKDNPMNTPAAKQYQEMYDQQLAVSMSREGGGIGLADVLMRQMQKNKPVEAQAATLQGPAAAEPAKKVDVPTEIGAGTQAEGPLGRSNGQRPLWAYRVAEPQAGAAASHSNDMELMNQRRIALPSKLTDRLLAGIVPSTDTSVAKAAPLRNSAAEDNVINSTARTFAVPSGRMQVYGRAIAQPPLAPAKKAFGSQDEFVATMLPMAKAAAARIGVDPKYLVAQAALETGWGKSVMRAEDGSSSHNLFGIKAGQSWQGGQARAITSEFRDGAMVKETAQFRSYDSYQDSFHDLVTLLQSNDRYKEVVKSADNPEQFVRELQKAGYATDPDYASKISQIAKTMNSYQNYAAAGATTHL; translated from the coding sequence ATGGCCATGGATATGCGCAAGAGCGGGATCACCAGCACGGCGGACTCGGGGTCGTACTCCGACTTGAACCGGCTTAACCAGCTCAAGGTCGGTGCCGACAAGAACAGCGAAGGCAACATGCGCAAGGTGGCGCAGGAGTTCGAGTCGCTGTTCCTGAGCGAGATGCTCAAGTCCATGCGTTCGGCGACTGAGGCATTGGGTAAAGACAACCCGATGAACACCCCGGCGGCCAAGCAGTACCAGGAAATGTACGACCAGCAACTGGCGGTATCGATGTCCCGCGAAGGCGGCGGTATCGGCCTGGCCGACGTGCTGATGCGCCAGATGCAGAAGAACAAACCGGTGGAAGCCCAGGCGGCCACCTTGCAAGGCCCGGCGGCGGCTGAGCCGGCGAAGAAGGTGGACGTGCCGACGGAAATCGGCGCCGGTACCCAGGCCGAGGGTCCGCTGGGTCGTTCCAATGGCCAGCGCCCGTTGTGGGCGTATCGCGTGGCGGAGCCGCAGGCGGGCGCCGCGGCGTCCCACAGCAATGACATGGAGCTGATGAACCAGCGCCGCATCGCCTTGCCGAGCAAGCTGACGGATCGCCTGCTGGCCGGCATCGTGCCAAGCACCGACACCAGCGTGGCCAAGGCCGCGCCACTGCGTAACAGCGCTGCCGAAGACAACGTGATCAACAGCACCGCGCGCACCTTTGCCGTGCCAAGCGGGCGCATGCAGGTCTATGGCCGCGCCATTGCCCAGCCACCGCTGGCGCCGGCGAAAAAAGCCTTCGGCTCCCAGGACGAATTTGTCGCCACCATGCTGCCGATGGCCAAGGCGGCCGCCGCGCGCATTGGCGTCGATCCGAAGTACCTGGTGGCCCAGGCCGCGCTGGAGACCGGTTGGGGTAAGTCGGTGATGCGTGCCGAAGACGGCAGCAGCAGCCACAACCTGTTCGGCATCAAGGCCGGCCAGAGCTGGCAGGGCGGACAGGCCCGCGCGATCACCAGCGAGTTCCGCGATGGCGCGATGGTCAAGGAAACGGCGCAGTTCCGCTCCTACGATTCGTACCAGGACAGCTTCCACGACCTCGTGACATTGCTGCAAAGCAATGATCGCTATAAAGAAGTTGTGAAGTCGGCCGACAACCCGGAACAGTTTGTACGCGAGTTGCAAAAGGCCGGTTACGCAACCGACCCAGACTATGCCAGCAAGATTTCGCAGATCGCCAAAACGATGAACAGCTACCAGAACTACGCTGCCGCTGGCGCAACCACACATTTATAA
- a CDS encoding flagellar basal body P-ring protein FlgI, protein MLNFKQLMVAALLLSLSAVAQAERLKDIASISGVRSNQLIGYGLVVGLNGTGDQTTQTPFTLQTFNNMLSQFGIKVPAGSGNVQLKNVAAVSISADLPAFSKPGQVVDITVSSIGNSKSLRGGTLLMTPLKGIDGNVYAIAQGNLVVGGFDAEGRDGSKITVNVPSAGRIPGGATVERTVPSGFNQGNSLTLNLNRSDFTTAKRVVDKINDMLGPGVAQAIDGGSIRVTAPLDPSQRVDYLSILENLEVDPGQAVAKVIINSRTGTIVIGQNVKVSPAAVTHGSLTVTITEDPIVSQPGPLSNGQTAVVPRSRVNAQQEAKPMFKFGPGTTLDEIVRAVNQVGAAPGDLMAILEALKQAGALQADLIVI, encoded by the coding sequence ATTTTGAACTTCAAACAGCTGATGGTGGCGGCCTTGTTGCTGTCCCTGAGCGCCGTCGCCCAGGCCGAACGCCTGAAAGACATCGCCAGCATCTCCGGCGTGCGCTCCAACCAGTTGATCGGCTACGGCCTGGTGGTGGGACTCAACGGCACGGGTGACCAGACCACCCAGACCCCGTTCACCCTGCAGACCTTCAACAACATGCTCTCGCAGTTCGGTATCAAGGTGCCGGCCGGTTCGGGCAACGTGCAGCTGAAAAACGTCGCGGCCGTGTCCATCAGTGCCGACTTGCCGGCGTTCTCCAAGCCGGGCCAGGTGGTGGACATCACCGTGTCCTCCATCGGCAACTCGAAAAGCCTGCGCGGCGGCACCTTGCTGATGACCCCGCTCAAGGGTATCGACGGCAACGTCTACGCCATCGCCCAGGGCAACCTGGTGGTGGGCGGGTTTGACGCCGAAGGCCGCGACGGTTCGAAGATCACCGTCAACGTGCCGTCCGCCGGGCGCATTCCGGGCGGCGCCACGGTGGAACGCACCGTGCCGAGCGGCTTCAACCAGGGCAACAGCCTGACCCTGAACCTCAACCGTTCCGACTTCACCACCGCCAAGCGCGTGGTCGACAAGATCAACGACATGCTCGGCCCTGGCGTCGCGCAAGCCATCGACGGCGGCTCGATCCGCGTGACCGCGCCGCTGGACCCAAGCCAGCGTGTGGACTACCTGTCGATCCTGGAAAACCTCGAAGTCGATCCAGGCCAGGCGGTGGCCAAAGTCATTATCAACTCGCGCACCGGCACCATCGTGATCGGCCAGAACGTCAAGGTGTCGCCGGCCGCGGTGACCCACGGCAGCCTGACCGTGACCATCACCGAAGACCCCATCGTCAGCCAGCCTGGGCCGTTGTCCAATGGCCAGACGGCCGTGGTGCCGCGCTCGCGGGTGAATGCCCAGCAAGAAGCCAAGCCGATGTTCAAGTTCGGCCCCGGCACCACCCTGGATGAGATTGTCCGCGCGGTGAACCAGGTGGGCGCAGCGCCCGGCGACTTGATGGCGATCCTTGAAGCCCTGAAACAGGCCGGCGCGTTGCAAGCCGACCTGATCGTGATCTGA
- the flgH gene encoding flagellar basal body L-ring protein FlgH, producing the protein MNRYVSVLALSGIAVLAGCVAPTPKPNDPYYAPVLPRTPLPAAANNGSIYQAGFEQNLYSDRKAFRVGDIITITLNEKTQASKNANSQIGKTSKTGIGLTSLFGGIPNTNNPLGSGDLSLEAGYSGDRATNGKSAAGQGNSLTGSITVTVADVLPNGIIAVRGEKWMTLNTGDELVRIAGMVRADDISTDNTVPSTRIADARITYSGTGSFADASQPGWFDRFFLSPLFPF; encoded by the coding sequence ATGAATCGCTACGTTTCTGTTCTGGCATTGAGTGGGATTGCCGTGCTCGCGGGCTGTGTCGCCCCGACGCCGAAACCCAATGACCCGTACTACGCGCCGGTGTTGCCACGCACGCCGTTGCCGGCGGCGGCCAACAATGGCTCGATCTACCAGGCCGGTTTCGAACAGAACCTGTACAGCGACCGCAAGGCGTTCCGGGTCGGTGACATCATCACCATCACCCTGAACGAGAAGACCCAGGCCAGCAAAAACGCCAACTCGCAGATCGGCAAGACCAGCAAGACCGGCATCGGCCTGACCTCCCTGTTTGGCGGCATCCCCAACACCAACAACCCGCTGGGCAGTGGTGACCTGAGCCTGGAAGCCGGCTACAGCGGCGACCGTGCCACCAACGGCAAGAGCGCGGCGGGGCAGGGCAACAGCCTGACCGGTTCGATCACCGTGACCGTGGCCGATGTGTTGCCCAACGGCATCATCGCCGTACGCGGTGAAAAGTGGATGACCCTCAACACCGGCGACGAGCTGGTGCGAATTGCCGGCATGGTGCGTGCCGATGACATCTCCACCGACAACACCGTGCCGTCCACGCGGATTGCCGATGCGCGCATTACCTATTCGGGTACGGGTTCGTTTGCCGATGCGAGCCAGCCGGGCTGGTTCGACCGTTTCTTCCTTAGCCCGCTGTTCCCTTTCTAG
- the flgG gene encoding flagellar basal-body rod protein FlgG gives MLPALWVAKTGLSAQDTNLTTISNNLANVSTTGFKRDRAEFQDLLYQIKKQPGAQSTQDSELPSGLQLGTGVAIVGTQKNFSAGNLQQTGQPLDMAINGRGFFQILQPDGTTSYTRDGTFHLDSNGQMVTANGFALEPAVIVPADAKTFTVGNDGTVSITVAGNPASQVIGNLQTADFINPAGLQAMGNNLFLETASSGAPQIGTPGLNGFGTTLQSTLETSNVSTVEEMVNMITTQRAYEMNSKVISTADQMLSFVTQNL, from the coding sequence ATGCTTCCGGCTCTATGGGTTGCCAAAACCGGTCTGTCCGCCCAGGACACCAACCTGACCACCATCTCCAACAACCTGGCCAACGTGTCGACCACGGGTTTCAAACGTGACCGTGCCGAATTCCAGGACCTGCTCTATCAGATCAAGAAGCAGCCGGGCGCCCAATCGACCCAGGACAGCGAACTGCCGTCGGGCCTGCAACTGGGTACGGGTGTGGCGATTGTCGGCACCCAGAAGAACTTCAGCGCCGGTAACCTGCAACAGACCGGCCAGCCGCTGGACATGGCGATCAACGGCCGTGGTTTCTTCCAGATCCTGCAACCGGATGGCACTACTTCCTACACCCGTGACGGTACTTTCCACCTGGACTCCAACGGTCAGATGGTCACCGCCAACGGTTTCGCCCTGGAGCCTGCCGTGATCGTCCCGGCCGATGCCAAGACCTTCACCGTCGGCAATGACGGCACCGTGTCCATCACCGTGGCCGGCAACCCGGCGTCGCAAGTGATCGGCAACCTGCAAACCGCCGACTTCATCAACCCGGCCGGCCTGCAAGCCATGGGTAACAACCTGTTCCTCGAAACCGCCTCCAGCGGCGCGCCGCAAATCGGCACCCCTGGCCTGAACGGTTTTGGTACCACGCTGCAAAGCACCCTGGAAACCTCCAACGTGAGCACGGTCGAGGAGATGGTCAACATGATCACCACCCAGCGCGCCTACGAGATGAACTCCAAGGTGATCTCCACTGCCGACCAGATGCTCTCGTTCGTCACGCAGAATCTGTAA
- a CDS encoding flagellar basal body rod protein FlgF: protein MDKYLYVAMTGASQNALAQKAHANNLANISTNGFQRDLEQARSMPVFGDSFPARAFALTERPATDFSPGAMIETGRDLDVAVSGDGWMAVQTPDGGEAYVRSASMNVDALGVLRAGNGMPIMGNGGPIAVPPQQKIEVGADGTISIRAMGEGPRVMAEVDRIKLVQPDLKNMTKGLDGSIHTKDGQPAQVDAGVKLTSGFLQASNVNAVEEMTAVLALSKQFELHIKMMNSAKEDDQAMTRVMAMT from the coding sequence GTGGACAAGTACCTTTATGTGGCAATGACCGGCGCCAGCCAGAATGCTCTGGCGCAGAAGGCCCATGCCAACAACCTGGCGAACATTTCCACCAATGGTTTCCAACGTGACCTGGAACAGGCGCGTTCGATGCCGGTATTTGGTGACAGCTTTCCGGCGCGGGCGTTTGCCCTCACCGAACGCCCGGCCACCGACTTCAGCCCCGGCGCCATGATCGAAACCGGCCGTGACCTGGACGTGGCCGTCAGCGGCGACGGCTGGATGGCCGTGCAGACCCCGGATGGCGGCGAAGCCTACGTGCGCAGCGCGAGCATGAACGTCGATGCGCTGGGCGTGCTGCGTGCCGGCAACGGCATGCCGATCATGGGCAACGGCGGCCCGATTGCCGTGCCGCCCCAGCAGAAAATCGAAGTGGGCGCCGACGGCACCATCAGCATCCGCGCCATGGGCGAAGGCCCGCGTGTGATGGCTGAAGTGGACCGGATCAAGCTGGTGCAGCCCGATCTGAAGAACATGACCAAGGGTCTGGATGGCAGCATCCACACCAAGGACGGCCAGCCGGCCCAGGTCGATGCGGGCGTCAAGCTGACCTCGGGTTTCCTGCAGGCGAGCAACGTGAATGCGGTGGAAGAAATGACCGCAGTGCTGGCGCTTTCCAAGCAATTCGAGCTGCACATCAAGATGATGAACAGCGCCAAGGAAGACGATCAGGCCATGACGCGCGTCATGGCAATGACCTGA
- a CDS encoding sigma-54-dependent transcriptional regulator — MRIKVHCQNRIGILRDILNLLVEYGVNVAKGEVGGEHGNAIYLFCPNLVNMQFQALRPQFEAIAGVFGVKRVGLMPSERRHMELNALLGALEFPVLSIDMGGSIVAANRAAAQLLGVRVDEVPGIPLSRYAEDFDLPELVRASKSRINGLRVKVKGDVFLADIAPLQSSEHDDSEAMAGAVLTLHRADRVGERIYNVRKQELRGFDSIFQSSKVMAAVVREARRMAPLDAPLLIEGETGTGKELLARACHLASPRGQSPLMALNCAGLPESMAETELFGYGPGAFEGARAEGKLGLLELTAGGTLFLDGVGEMSARLQVKLLRFLQDGCFRRVGSDEEVYLDVRVICATQVDLSELCARGEFRQDLYHRLNVLSLHIPPLRECLDGLAPLVEHFLDQASRQIGCPLPKLAPAAMEKLSHYHWPGNVRQLENVLFQAVSLCEGGTVKVEHVRLPDYGLRQPLGDFSLEGGLEEIVGRFEKAVLESLYAEHPSSRQLGKRLGVSHTTIANKLRDYEVIKVEK, encoded by the coding sequence ATGCGTATCAAAGTGCACTGCCAGAACCGCATCGGCATCCTGCGGGACATTCTCAACCTGTTGGTGGAGTACGGCGTCAACGTCGCCAAGGGCGAGGTCGGCGGTGAGCATGGCAACGCCATTTATCTGTTTTGCCCGAACCTGGTGAACATGCAGTTCCAGGCGCTGCGCCCGCAGTTCGAGGCGATTGCCGGTGTCTTTGGCGTGAAGCGTGTAGGGCTGATGCCCAGTGAGCGTCGGCATATGGAACTCAATGCGTTGCTTGGCGCCCTGGAGTTTCCGGTGCTGTCCATCGACATGGGCGGTTCCATTGTTGCTGCCAACCGTGCGGCGGCGCAGCTCCTCGGGGTGCGCGTGGATGAGGTGCCGGGCATTCCGCTGTCGCGTTATGCCGAAGACTTCGACTTGCCGGAGCTGGTGCGCGCGAGCAAATCGCGGATCAATGGCTTGCGGGTCAAGGTCAAGGGTGACGTGTTCCTGGCGGACATCGCGCCGCTGCAATCCTCCGAACACGATGACAGCGAGGCCATGGCCGGCGCCGTGTTGACCCTGCACCGTGCCGACCGCGTGGGTGAGCGTATCTACAATGTGCGCAAGCAGGAGCTGCGCGGCTTTGACAGCATCTTCCAAAGCTCCAAGGTGATGGCCGCCGTGGTTCGTGAGGCCCGGCGCATGGCGCCTTTGGATGCACCACTATTAATAGAAGGTGAAACCGGCACCGGCAAAGAATTGCTGGCGCGTGCCTGCCACCTGGCCAGCCCGAGGGGGCAGTCACCGCTGATGGCACTCAACTGTGCCGGTTTGCCGGAGTCGATGGCCGAGACCGAACTGTTTGGCTACGGCCCCGGCGCCTTTGAGGGGGCGCGGGCCGAGGGCAAGCTCGGGCTGTTGGAGCTGACGGCGGGCGGGACGTTGTTTCTCGATGGTGTCGGGGAAATGAGTGCGCGTTTGCAGGTGAAGCTGCTGCGGTTTTTGCAGGACGGTTGCTTCCGGCGTGTGGGCAGCGATGAAGAGGTGTATCTGGATGTGCGCGTGATCTGCGCGACCCAGGTGGACTTGTCGGAACTCTGCGCCCGTGGCGAGTTTCGCCAGGATCTTTACCATCGCCTCAATGTGCTGTCGCTGCATATCCCGCCGCTGCGCGAATGCCTGGATGGTTTGGCGCCGTTGGTTGAGCACTTCCTCGATCAGGCCAGCCGGCAGATTGGTTGCCCGCTGCCCAAGCTCGCGCCCGCTGCCATGGAGAAGCTCAGCCACTACCACTGGCCGGGTAATGTGCGGCAACTGGAAAACGTGCTGTTCCAGGCGGTGTCATTGTGCGAAGGCGGTACGGTGAAGGTTGAGCATGTTCGATTGCCGGACTACGGGTTGCGTCAACCGCTTGGCGATTTTTCCCTGGAGGGTGGGTTGGAAGAGATCGTCGGGCGGTTCGAGAAGGCGGTGCTGGAAAGTTTGTACGCCGAGCATCCGAGCAGTCGGCAGTTGGGCAAGCGCTTGGGGGTTTCCCATACCACCATTGCCAATAAGTTGCGCGATTACGAAGTGATCAAGGTAGAAAAGTAG
- the phhA gene encoding phenylalanine 4-monooxygenase, with protein MKQTHYVAREPDAQGFIHYPPEEHAVWNTLITRQLKVIEGRACQEYLDGIDKLGLPHDRIPQLGEINKVLAATTGWQVARVPALIPFQTFFELLANKQFPVATFIRTREELDYLQEPDIFHEIFGHCPLLTNPWFAEFTHTYGKLGLAASKEQRVYLARLYWMTIEFGLVDTPQGLRIYGGGILSSPKETVYSLSAEPEHQAFDPLEAMRTPYRIDILQPLYFVLPELKRLFDVAQEDIMGMVERGMQLGLHAPKFPPKPKAA; from the coding sequence ATGAAGCAGACGCACTACGTGGCCCGCGAGCCCGATGCGCAAGGTTTTATCCACTACCCGCCGGAAGAACACGCGGTGTGGAACACCCTGATCACGCGCCAGTTGAAAGTGATCGAAGGCCGCGCCTGCCAGGAATACCTGGACGGCATCGACAAGCTCGGCCTGCCTCACGACCGCATCCCGCAACTGGGCGAGATCAACAAAGTGCTGGCCGCAACCACCGGCTGGCAAGTGGCCCGCGTTCCCGCGCTGATCCCCTTCCAGACCTTCTTCGAACTGCTCGCCAACAAGCAGTTTCCGGTCGCGACCTTTATTCGCACCCGTGAAGAACTGGACTACCTGCAAGAGCCGGACATTTTCCACGAGATCTTTGGCCACTGCCCGCTGCTGACCAACCCCTGGTTCGCCGAATTCACCCACACCTACGGCAAGCTCGGCCTCGCCGCCAGCAAAGAGCAACGGGTGTACCTGGCGCGGCTGTACTGGATGACCATCGAGTTTGGCCTGGTGGACACGCCCCAAGGCCTGCGCATCTACGGTGGCGGCATTTTGTCGTCGCCCAAGGAGACGGTGTACAGCCTGTCCGCCGAGCCCGAGCACCAGGCTTTCGACCCGCTGGAAGCGATGCGCACGCCGTATCGCATCGACATCCTGCAACCTTTGTACTTCGTGTTGCCCGAGCTCAAGCGCCTGTTCGACGTGGCGCAGGAAGACATCATGGGCATGGTCGAACGCGGCATGCAGCTCGGCCTGCACGCACCGAAGTTCCCGCCCAAGCCAAAAGCCGCGTGA
- a CDS encoding 4a-hydroxytetrahydrobiopterin dehydratase — MTTLNQAHCEACRADAPQVSDEELPVLIKQIPDWNIEVRDGVMQLEKVFLFKNFKFALAFTNAMGDISEAEGHHPGLLTEWGKVTVTWWSHSIKGLHRNDFIMAARTDEVAKDAEGRK, encoded by the coding sequence ATGACCACCTTGAACCAAGCCCACTGCGAAGCCTGCCGTGCCGACGCCCCACAAGTCAGCGATGAAGAGCTGCCGGTGCTTATCAAGCAGATCCCCGACTGGAACATCGAAGTGCGCGATGGCGTGATGCAGCTGGAAAAGGTTTTCCTGTTCAAGAACTTCAAGTTCGCCCTGGCCTTTACCAACGCCATGGGTGACATCTCCGAAGCCGAAGGCCATCACCCTGGCCTGCTCACCGAATGGGGCAAGGTCACCGTGACCTGGTGGAGCCACTCCATCAAAGGCCTGCACCGCAATGACTTCATCATGGCCGCCCGCACCGACGAAGTGGCCAAGGACGCCGAGGGCCGCAAGTAA
- a CDS encoding amino acid aminotransferase translates to MHFDAIGRVPGDPILGLMDLYAQDSNPNKFDLGVGVYKDDQGLTPIPHSVKLAEQRLVDTQTTKTYIGGHGNAAFGKLISELVLGADSALIRARRAGATQTPGGTGALRLSADFIAHSLPGRGVWLSNPTWPIHESIFAKAGLKVSHYPYVGADNRLDVTAMLATLATVPKGDVVLLHACCHNPTGFDLSQDDWRQVLQIVRERQLLPLIDFAYQGFGDGLEQDAWAVRLFAAELPEVLVTSSCSKNFGLYSDRVGALIVCAADAEKLTDVRSQLANIARNLWSTPPDHGAAVVATILGDAELKALWSGEVEAMRSRIAHLRSGLVEALAPHGLAERFAHIGAQRGMFSYTGLSAEQVKQLREKHSVYMVNSGRANVAGVDATRLALLAQAIADVSN, encoded by the coding sequence ATGCACTTTGATGCGATTGGCCGTGTACCCGGCGACCCGATCCTCGGGCTGATGGACCTGTATGCCCAGGACAGCAACCCGAACAAGTTCGACCTTGGCGTTGGCGTGTACAAGGACGACCAGGGCCTGACCCCGATTCCTCATTCAGTGAAGCTGGCCGAGCAGCGCCTGGTGGACACGCAAACCACCAAGACCTACATCGGCGGCCACGGCAATGCGGCCTTCGGCAAGCTGATAAGCGAGCTGGTGCTCGGCGCGGACTCCGCATTGATCCGCGCGCGCCGCGCCGGCGCCACCCAGACCCCAGGCGGCACCGGCGCCCTGCGCCTGAGCGCCGACTTCATCGCCCACAGCCTGCCGGGCCGTGGCGTGTGGCTGAGCAACCCGACCTGGCCGATCCACGAAAGCATCTTTGCCAAGGCAGGGCTCAAGGTCAGCCACTACCCCTACGTGGGCGCGGACAACCGCCTGGATGTGACGGCCATGCTCGCCACCCTGGCCACCGTGCCGAAAGGCGACGTGGTGCTGCTGCACGCCTGCTGCCATAACCCGACCGGTTTCGACCTGTCCCAGGACGACTGGCGCCAAGTGCTGCAGATCGTGCGCGAGCGCCAATTGCTGCCACTGATCGACTTTGCCTACCAGGGCTTTGGCGACGGCCTGGAGCAAGATGCCTGGGCCGTGCGGCTGTTCGCCGCCGAACTGCCGGAAGTGCTGGTCACCAGCTCCTGCTCGAAGAACTTCGGCCTGTACAGCGACCGGGTCGGTGCGTTGATCGTGTGCGCGGCGGATGCCGAAAAGCTCACGGATGTGCGCAGCCAACTGGCAAATATCGCGCGTAATTTGTGGTCCACGCCGCCGGATCATGGTGCGGCGGTGGTGGCGACGATCCTGGGTGATGCCGAGCTGAAAGCGCTGTGGAGTGGTGAAGTGGAAGCCATGCGTTCGCGGATTGCGCATCTGCGCTCCGGGTTGGTGGAAGCCTTGGCGCCCCATGGGTTGGCTGAGCGGTTTGCGCATATCGGGGCACAGCGTGGGATGTTTTCCTACACCGGTTTGAGTGCCGAGCAAGTGAAACAACTGCGCGAGAAGCACAGCGTGTATATGGTCAATTCGGGGCGGGCCAACGTTGCCGGAGTTGATGCGACGCGCCTGGCATTGCTGGCGCAAGCAATCGCTGACGTATCCAACTGA